The genome window CCGCGATCGACGCGCTGCCCCCGGGCTCGGCGCTGCTGATCGTGCTGCGCGGTCCGAACTCGGGCAGCCGGTTCCTGCTGGACGCCGACGTGACCACGGCCGGCCGCCACCCGCAGGGCGACATCTTCCTGGACGACGTCACCGTCTCCCGTCGGCACGTGGAGTTCCGCCGGCAGCCGGCCGGCGGCTTCTCGGTCGCCGACGTGGGCAGCCTGAACGGCACCTACGTCAACCGGGAGGCGATCGACGAGGTCGCGCTGAACAACGGTGACGAGGTGCAGATCGGCAAGTACCGCCTGGTGTTCTTCGCCGGACCGCAGCGGTACTGAGGCAGCTGCACCGGCTGGGCGCCGCCGGTCCGACCCAGGTCGGACCGGCCGCCGAGCACGGGACGGGCTCCGGCACGGGCGGGTGGGGGTTTCCACAGGACGACGGCAGGAGAGCTCGAATGACCTCGAATCAGATCGTGACCCCCCGCCGCCCGGTCGGCCCGCAGCAGCGGGCCGGCGACCGGCGCGGCGGTGACCTGCTCAGCATCGGTGCGGTGCTCGCCTACCTGCGCGAGGACTTCCCCGAGGTGACCATCTCGAAGATCCGCTTCCTGGAGGCGGAGGGGCTGGTCGAGCCCCAGCGGACCCCGTCCGGCTACCGCAAGTTCGGCCCGGCCGACGTCGAGCGGCTGGCCTACGTGCTGCGGATGCAGCGCGACCACTACCTGCCGCTGCGAGTCATCCGCGAGCACCTGGACGCGATCGAGCGCGGCGAAGCCCCACCCGCGCTGCCCCCCGCGGGTGAGCGGCCGGGGCCCCTGGAGCAGGCCGACCGGGAGCTGGACACCCCCGCCCCCGGCGGGGTCCGGCTGGGCCGGGCCGAGCTGCTCGCCGCGGCCGGCGCCGAGGAGCGCGAGCTGGCCGAGTGGGAGTCGTACGGCCTGGTGGTGGCGGGGCCGGACGGCGGCTACGACGCGGACACCCTGCAGATCGCCCGGCTGGTCGCCGAACTCGGCCGGTTCGGCCTGGAGCCGCGCCACCTGCGCCAGGTGAAGGCGGCCGCCGAACGCGAGGTCGCACTGGTGGACCAGGTGGTCGCGCCGCTGCGCCGGCACCGCAATCCGCAGACCCGGGCGCACGCCGAGACCACCGCACGCGAACTGGCCACCCTGGCCGTGCGGCTGCACGCGACCATGGTCCAGGCGGGGCTGCGTGGCCAGGCCCGGTAGCGCCCCGGTGGGGCCGCGCTTTCCTATCCGCGTCCAGGGTCATAGGGTTGCCTTGTGAATGAGCTCGACGTCGTGGGTGTCCGGGTGGAGATGCCCTCCAGTCAGCCGATCGTCCTGCTGCGCGAAGTGGGGGGCGACCGGTACTTGCCGATCTGGATCGGCCCCGGCGAGGCGACCGCGATCGCCTTCGCCCAGCAGGGCATGACTCCGGTGCGCCCGCTCACCCACGACCTCTTCAAGGACGTGCTCGACGCGCTCGGGCAGCAGCTGACCCAGGTGCGGATCACCGACCTGCGGGAGGGCGTCTTCTACGCCGAGCTGGTGTTCTCCGGCGGGGTCGAGGTGAGTGCCCGTCCGTCCGACGCGATAGCGCTGGCGCTGCGCACCGGGACGCCGATCTACGGCGCCGAGGCGGTGCTGGCGGAGGCCGGCATCGCGATCCCGGACGAGCAGGAGGACGAGGTGGAGAAGTTCCGCGAGTTCCTCGACCAGGTCTCGCCGGAGGACTTCGGGGGCAACGCCCAGTAGGGCGGGCGGGCTGGTCAGGGGCCGTGGTTCGGTCCCGATCGCTCCGCACTCGATCAGCTGTTTTGCCAAAGTGTTCGGTCCTACCCACACTAGGGGCACGCGAAACCACTCGACGGGGTGATGTCGTTTCGTCGGCCCGGCGTGGCGATCGTTGACGCGTCTCGGACGACTGCCTACCGTCATGGTTGGCAGCCGGGACGCCCGATCCCGGAATCGGGGCACGGGACGGACGGAGGCAGGCATGAGCAGCGACGACAAGGCTCCCATGACGGGCCCGTGCGCCCTCCACCTGCCGCGTGAGCGCCGCGGACCGGCCGGCACCCGGCAGTTCCCGGTCGCCGAACCGCCGGCCGAACTGCCCCGGGTGGGCCGGTTCCCGGCCGTGCAGCCCGGCCAGCCCGCGATCGAGCGGATCGGGCCGTCCTCCGAACTGCTCGGCTACCGCGGCCCGACGGCCTGTGCGGCGGCCGGCATCACCTACCGCCAGCTGGATTACTGGGCCCGCACCGGGCTGCTGGAACCGAGCGTGCGGACCGCCTACCCGGCCGGCACTCAGCGGCTCTACAGCTTCCGCGACGTGCTGGTGCTGAAGATCGTCAAGCGGCTGCTGGACGCCGGGGTCTCGCTGCAGAACATCCGGGTGGCGGTCACCCATCTGCAGTCCATGGAGCTCTCCGAGCTGGCCGGGCTGACCCTGATGAGCGACGGCGCGACCGTCTACGAGTGCACCTCCGCGCAGCAGGTGGTCGACCTGCTGCAGGGCGGGCAGGGCGTGTTCGGCATCGCGGTGGGCGCGGTGTGGCAGGAGCTGGAGACCACGCTCGGCCGGTTGCACGCCGAGCGCACCGACACCGGCGAGACGCTGCTCGGCGAGGACCCGGGCGACGAGCTCGCCCGGCGCCGCAACCGCGCCGTCTGACGACCCGTCGCCGGCGGTGCCCGTCCGTCCGCCTGACGGCCCCTCAGGCCGCGTCCGGCCGCCTCCCGGAACCGATCGGCCGCCTGATCACGTCCGCACGGATGTACGGGCCAGGGGGGTCCGCGGAGGGGATCGATCATGCGGGTGTCCGGGCTGTTGCGGGGGCGGCGCAGGCAGCGGCGGGTGTTCCAGGCGGTGGTGCTGGGCACCCTGCTGGCCCTGGTGCCCAGCGGCTGGGAGTTCCTGGCGGAGAGCTCCCGGATCCGCACCGTGGCGGACGTGCCGAGCGAGCCGGTCGCGGTGGTCTTCGGCGCGGGGGTGGAGAACGGCGAGCCCTCGGCCTACCTGGCACACCGGCTGGACACCGCGCTGGCGCTCTACCGGGCGGACAAGGTGCGGGCGATCCTGGTGACCGGCGACAACAGCACCCCGAACTACAACGAGCCCGGCGTGATGTACAGCTACCTGGTGGACCACGGGGTGCCCGCGGACCGGGTGGTGCGCGACTACGCGGGCTTCAACACCTGGGACTCCTGCACCAGGGCGCACCGGATCTTCGGGGTGGACCACGCGGTGCTGGTCAGCCAGGACTACCACGTGCGCCGGGCGCTGGCCCTGTGCCGGGCCGCCGGGATCGACTCCTACGCGGTCGGCGCCGCCGAGCCGCACGACGCCACCTGGTACGCGGGGACGGTCCGCGAGCTGCCGGGGGCCGGGAAGGCGATGCTCAGCGCGGCCTTCCACCCCGACCCGACACTGCTCGGCCCCACCGACCCCGGAGTGGCCGAGGCACTGGCGGACGCGGCCGGGCGGCGCTGAGGCCCGCCTGTCACAGCGGTGCGCGATGATCGGAGCGTGCGCACCCTGCCGAGCATCCTGCACCTCGACATGGACGCCTTCTTCGCCTCGGTGGAGCAGGCGGCCAAGCCGAGCCTGCGGGGGAAGCCGGTGATCGTCGGCGGGCTCGGCAACCGGGGCGTGGTCTCCACCTGCTCGTACGAGGCGCGGGTGTTCGGCGTGCGCTCGGCGATGGCCACCGCGGTGGCCCGCCGGCTCTGCCCGAACGCGGCCTACCTGTGGCCCCGGTTCGTGGCCTACCGGGACCTCAGCGAGCAGGTGATGGCGCTGGTCCGGGAGGTCTCGCCGCTGGTCGAGCAGCTCAGCGTGGACGAGGCCTACGTGGACCTGACGGCCGGCCAGTTCGCGCCGGCGCTGGACGGGGTGGCGCCGGCCGAGGGGGCCGAGCTGGTCCGGGCGATCGCCGAGGACCTGCGGGCCGACATCGAGCGGCGCACCGGTCTGACCGCCTCGGTCGGCGCCGCCTCCTCCAAGCTGATGGCGAAGATCGCCTCCGAGCAGGCCAAGCCGAACGGGCTGGTGCTGGTGACGCCGGGTCAGGAGCGCGCGGTGCTCGGGCCGATGGCGGTGCGGGCGCTGCCGGGGGTGGGGCCGGCCACCGAGCAGGCGCTGCGCCGGGCGGGGCTGGTGACGGTGGCCGAGGTGGCCGAGCAGTCCGAGGGGGAGCTGGTCCGGCTGCTCGGCCGGGCGCACGGCACGGGCGTCGCGCTGATGGCCCGCGGGCTGGACGACCGGCCGGTGGTGCCGGACCGGGACACCAAGTCGGTCTCGGTGGAGGACACCTACGAGGTGGACCTGATGGAGCGCGACCAGGTGCTGTTCGAGCTGGACCGGCTGGCCGTGCGCTGCGTGCGGCGGCTGAAGGCGGCCGGGCGCTCAGGGCGGACCGTGGTGATCAAGATCCGCCGTTTCGACTTCTCCACGCTGACCCGCTCGGAGACGCTCGCCGGGCCGACCGACGACGGCCGGGTGATCGCCGCCACCGCGCGCCGGTTGGCCGACCAGGTGAGCCTGGCCGGCGGCATCCGGCTGCTCGGGGTGGGCGTCTCGCAGCTCGCCGAGTACACCCAGGAGGACCTGTTCGCCCAGGCCGCCGCCGAGCTGGCCGAGGACGAGGAGGAGGCCGGCGGCGAGCAGGAGGGCTCGGCGCCGACCGCCTCGTCCCGGCAGCCGGTGCGCGCCCAGGTCTGGCTGCCGGGCCAGGACGTGGTGCACGAGGAGCTCGGGGCGGGCTGGGTGCAGGGCAGCGGGGTGGGCCGGGTGACGGTGCGGTTCGAGACGCCGGACTCGCCGCCCGGGCGGGTGCGCACCTTCAAGGTGGACGACCCGGCGCTGGCCCCTGCCGACCCGCTGCCGCTGCGGCCGCCCGTCGAACAGCAGTGAGCCCCCGCCCGGGGTCGCCGGGCGGGGGCTCACTGTCGGCCGGGGGCGCCGATCCCTTGACGTTCCCCGGCTACGGCTGCCTCGTCAGGCGCCGGTCCTGGCAGGCTCGGAGGCCTGGGTGGGGGAGCCGGCCACCGGGGTGGACGGCCGGCGGGCGGAGCGGATCGCGAACGGCACCACGGCGGCCACCAGGCACATCACGGCGGCGACCCAGTAGGCGTGCTTGTAGGCGTCCAGGGTCGGGATCTGCACCGGGATCATGGCGGCGATCTGCGGCGGGAACTTGATCGTGTCGCTGGTCAGGATCGAGCCCATCACCGCGGTGCCGATCGCGCCACCGACGGTGCGCAGCACGGCGTTCATGCCGTTGGCGATGCCGCTCTGCTCGGCCGGGACGGCGCCGTTGATGTAGGCGGGCATCGCCGCGTAGGCCAGGCCGACGCCCAGGCCGAACAGGCCGGCGGCGAAGTAGATGTCACCCTCGGCGCTGTGCCGCAGGGCCAGGTAGGCCATCGACACGGCGCCGAAGACGCCGCCGAGCACCAGCGGCAGGCGCGGGCCGCGCAGGCCGATCAGCTTGGCGCCGACCGGGGCGGCGACCATCGAGCCGAGCGCGGAGGGCAGCAGCAGCACACCGGCGTGCAGCACGCTCGCGGTGAAGCCGTAGTGGGCCAGCTGCTGCGGGGTCTGGGTGAAGTTGCTGATCACCAGGAACGAGCCGTACATGCCGAAGCCGATCATCAGGCCGGCCAGGTTGGTGAAGGCGACGGCCGGACGGGCCATCATCTTCATGTCCACCAGCGGGTGGGCCACCTTGACCTCGATGACGCCCCAGATCAGCGCGACCACGGCGGCGATGGCGAACAGGCCCAGGGTCTTGGTGGAGGTCCAGCCCCACTCGTTGCCGCGGCTGACCGCGACCAGCAGCGCGGAGAGCCAGCCGGCCAGGGTGATCGCACCCAGCGGGTCGGCGCCGCCGGCCCGGTCGACCACCGGGTCCTTGGGCACCCGGAAGATCACCAGGGCCATCGCCAGCAGGGCGGCGATCAGGCCCATCCAGAAGATGGACTTGTAGTCCCAGTGCTCCAGCAGCAGGCCGGTGGCGACCAGGCCGAGGCCGGAGCCGACACCCATCGAGGCGCTGATCGCGGCGACGCCGCCGGTGACCTTCTCCTTGGGCAGCTCGTCGCGGACGATGCTGATCGCCAGCGGCAGCACGCCACCGCCGGCGCCCTGCAGCACGCGGGCCACCACCAGCAGCGTGAACGAGTGGGTGGCCACCGCCAGGCCGGAACCGAGCACCAGGCCGCCCAGCGAGATCAGCAGCATCGGCTTGCGGCCGCGCAGGTCGCCGAAGCGGCCGAGCAGCGGGGTGAGCACGGCGGCGGAGAGCAGGTTGGCGGTCATCAGCCAGGTGATGTCCGAGCCGGAGACCTTCAGCTCCTTGGCGAGCGACGGAAGGATCGGCACGACCGCGGTCTGGATCACGCTGTACGCCAGCATCGCCAGCACCAGCGCGGGCAGCACCCGGGCGCTGCTCGGTTTCACGGCCGTGGCGGCGGGCTGTGCGGCCTCACTCACGGATGGGCTCCTTCGACGGGTCGGCCCGGCAGTGTGGGTACTGCTTCAGGCAGACGACAGTTAATCGACTGAAGTAACAATCCGCGAAGTGCTTCATTTTGTCAAATATCGAGTGCTGAACCTTCGGGGCCCGGGGATTGAGGGCCCGTCAACGGCCGTCGGCCCGGACCCGCAGGAGCGGATCCGGGCCGACGGCCGTCGGGCGGCTCAGTGCGTGGCGCCGCCCATCGGCTCGGCGTGCTGCGGCTGGGCCTGCACCGTGTGCGACGGGGCCGGCTGCTGGAGCTGGCCGTTCTGCCCGTGGGGCGGCTGCGCGGCCGCGGCCGGTGCGGTGTCGTCGTGGATCTCCACCTGCTCGCGGCGCAGCTCGTCCTTGATCACCTGCTCCTCGGTGTACCGCTCCACCACCAGCCGGACCCGCTCCAGCGGCGCCAGGTACTTGCGCACGGCCGGGCGCTCCTCCCGCAGCGTCACCTCCTCCACCGCCTCGGCGATCTCCTGCCCGGAGAGCGCGGCCCGCTCGGCCTCGCCCACCGGCACCCGCTCCACCCGGACCCGCTCCTTGACCACCTGGACCCGGCGCTCCACCGGCTCGGTGACCACGTACTTGCGCATCCGGGCGGTGCCGAGCACATGCCACTCGTTGGTGATCTCCAGCCGCTCCTCACGCAGCGTCAGCTCGATCGGGCCGGGCGGCGGCATGCTGCCGGGGTCCTGGTCGGGCGCGGCCTTGGCCGCGGCCTGCCCGGGTTCGGGGGCCGGCGGCGCGGGCACCGGCTCGACCGGCTTGTCCAGGCCGATGGTGGCCGGGGACGGCGCGGGCATCGCGGCGGTCGTGGTGGTCGGGTGGGCGGCGGTGGTGGTCGTCACAGTGGGATCCGGTGCCTTCGTGGGGAAGTCGCGGTCGGCGGTGGGCACGCCGTCGGCGGGGGAGTCCAGCCCGTAGTAGCGGTAGAGCTGGAGCTCCTGGGCGGGTGAGAGGTGCTGGCCGACCCCGAAGTCCGGCGACTCCTTGATCAGCGACTTGTCGTAGGGCACGCGCAGTTCCTCGCCGGAGAACTCGCTCGTGGTCAACGGGACGAAGGCGTCCCGGCCGAAGATCCCGGTGCGGACGGCCGCCCATTCGGGCTCACCCGTCGCGTCGTCGAGGTAGACCTCGTCCACCGTGCCGATCTTGTCGCCATTCCGGTCGACGGCCTTGTGCCCGATCAGGTCTCGGGGATCGATGTCGGTCTGCACGCTGTTCCTCCTGGTGGTACCGCTTTCGATTCACACCAAAAGGCACATAACGGAGCGCGGCCAGTCGGAATCGGCCATCGGTGCAGGCCATCGGGCCATTCGGGGGACCGGGAACGGCTACCTGACCGGTGTTCACCAAGGCCTCCGCTGG of Kitasatospora viridis contains these proteins:
- a CDS encoding MerR family transcriptional regulator, translated to MTSNQIVTPRRPVGPQQRAGDRRGGDLLSIGAVLAYLREDFPEVTISKIRFLEAEGLVEPQRTPSGYRKFGPADVERLAYVLRMQRDHYLPLRVIREHLDAIERGEAPPALPPAGERPGPLEQADRELDTPAPGGVRLGRAELLAAAGAEERELAEWESYGLVVAGPDGGYDADTLQIARLVAELGRFGLEPRHLRQVKAAAEREVALVDQVVAPLRRHRNPQTRAHAETTARELATLAVRLHATMVQAGLRGQAR
- a CDS encoding bifunctional nuclease family protein, which produces MNELDVVGVRVEMPSSQPIVLLREVGGDRYLPIWIGPGEATAIAFAQQGMTPVRPLTHDLFKDVLDALGQQLTQVRITDLREGVFYAELVFSGGVEVSARPSDAIALALRTGTPIYGAEAVLAEAGIAIPDEQEDEVEKFREFLDQVSPEDFGGNAQ
- a CDS encoding MerR family transcriptional regulator codes for the protein MTGPCALHLPRERRGPAGTRQFPVAEPPAELPRVGRFPAVQPGQPAIERIGPSSELLGYRGPTACAAAGITYRQLDYWARTGLLEPSVRTAYPAGTQRLYSFRDVLVLKIVKRLLDAGVSLQNIRVAVTHLQSMELSELAGLTLMSDGATVYECTSAQQVVDLLQGGQGVFGIAVGAVWQELETTLGRLHAERTDTGETLLGEDPGDELARRRNRAV
- a CDS encoding SanA/YdcF family protein, which produces MRVSGLLRGRRRQRRVFQAVVLGTLLALVPSGWEFLAESSRIRTVADVPSEPVAVVFGAGVENGEPSAYLAHRLDTALALYRADKVRAILVTGDNSTPNYNEPGVMYSYLVDHGVPADRVVRDYAGFNTWDSCTRAHRIFGVDHAVLVSQDYHVRRALALCRAAGIDSYAVGAAEPHDATWYAGTVRELPGAGKAMLSAAFHPDPTLLGPTDPGVAEALADAAGRR
- a CDS encoding DNA polymerase IV, translating into MRTLPSILHLDMDAFFASVEQAAKPSLRGKPVIVGGLGNRGVVSTCSYEARVFGVRSAMATAVARRLCPNAAYLWPRFVAYRDLSEQVMALVREVSPLVEQLSVDEAYVDLTAGQFAPALDGVAPAEGAELVRAIAEDLRADIERRTGLTASVGAASSKLMAKIASEQAKPNGLVLVTPGQERAVLGPMAVRALPGVGPATEQALRRAGLVTVAEVAEQSEGELVRLLGRAHGTGVALMARGLDDRPVVPDRDTKSVSVEDTYEVDLMERDQVLFELDRLAVRCVRRLKAAGRSGRTVVIKIRRFDFSTLTRSETLAGPTDDGRVIAATARRLADQVSLAGGIRLLGVGVSQLAEYTQEDLFAQAAAELAEDEEEAGGEQEGSAPTASSRQPVRAQVWLPGQDVVHEELGAGWVQGSGVGRVTVRFETPDSPPGRVRTFKVDDPALAPADPLPLRPPVEQQ
- a CDS encoding MFS transporter, whose product is MSEAAQPAATAVKPSSARVLPALVLAMLAYSVIQTAVVPILPSLAKELKVSGSDITWLMTANLLSAAVLTPLLGRFGDLRGRKPMLLISLGGLVLGSGLAVATHSFTLLVVARVLQGAGGGVLPLAISIVRDELPKEKVTGGVAAISASMGVGSGLGLVATGLLLEHWDYKSIFWMGLIAALLAMALVIFRVPKDPVVDRAGGADPLGAITLAGWLSALLVAVSRGNEWGWTSTKTLGLFAIAAVVALIWGVIEVKVAHPLVDMKMMARPAVAFTNLAGLMIGFGMYGSFLVISNFTQTPQQLAHYGFTASVLHAGVLLLPSALGSMVAAPVGAKLIGLRGPRLPLVLGGVFGAVSMAYLALRHSAEGDIYFAAGLFGLGVGLAYAAMPAYINGAVPAEQSGIANGMNAVLRTVGGAIGTAVMGSILTSDTIKFPPQIAAMIPVQIPTLDAYKHAYWVAAVMCLVAAVVPFAIRSARRPSTPVAGSPTQASEPARTGA
- a CDS encoding PRC and DUF2382 domain-containing protein, giving the protein MQTDIDPRDLIGHKAVDRNGDKIGTVDEVYLDDATGEPEWAAVRTGIFGRDAFVPLTTSEFSGEELRVPYDKSLIKESPDFGVGQHLSPAQELQLYRYYGLDSPADGVPTADRDFPTKAPDPTVTTTTAAHPTTTTAAMPAPSPATIGLDKPVEPVPAPPAPEPGQAAAKAAPDQDPGSMPPPGPIELTLREERLEITNEWHVLGTARMRKYVVTEPVERRVQVVKERVRVERVPVGEAERAALSGQEIAEAVEEVTLREERPAVRKYLAPLERVRLVVERYTEEQVIKDELRREQVEIHDDTAPAAAAQPPHGQNGQLQQPAPSHTVQAQPQHAEPMGGATH